Proteins encoded within one genomic window of Aquamicrobium lusatiense:
- a CDS encoding class I SAM-dependent rRNA methyltransferase produces the protein MKATRNRSHEARPRPERDARPEQEREPQHQPKRQLVRREGPLPAERLPLILEVAPSDDYALLDSGDGRKLEQYGPYRIVRPEGQAIWRPALPDREWGRADAIFTGNTDEEGMGRWQFPRNPLGETWPMKHDGIDYLGRFTSFRHVGVFPEQGSHWDHMAALIENARRPVKVLNLFGYTGLASLVAARAGAEVTHVDASKKAIGWARENQEVARLTNKPIRWIVEDAMKFAEREERRGSRYDIILFDPPAYGRGPKGEVWQLFEHLPALADICRSILTPKPLAVVLTAYSIRASFFAIHALMRDTFAGMGGAVESGELIIREKSAGRALSTSLFSRWVAR, from the coding sequence TTGAAAGCCACGCGCAACAGGAGCCATGAGGCAAGGCCGCGACCGGAGCGAGACGCCCGTCCCGAGCAGGAACGCGAGCCGCAGCACCAGCCGAAGCGCCAGCTTGTGCGCCGCGAAGGCCCGCTGCCGGCCGAAAGGCTGCCGCTGATCCTCGAGGTCGCGCCCAGCGACGACTACGCACTGCTCGACAGCGGCGACGGGCGCAAGCTGGAGCAATACGGCCCCTATCGCATCGTGCGCCCGGAGGGACAGGCGATCTGGCGCCCTGCCCTGCCCGACAGGGAATGGGGCCGCGCCGACGCCATTTTCACCGGCAACACCGATGAGGAAGGTATGGGCCGCTGGCAGTTTCCCCGCAATCCGCTCGGCGAAACATGGCCGATGAAGCATGACGGCATCGATTATCTCGGCCGCTTCACCTCGTTTCGCCATGTCGGCGTCTTTCCCGAACAGGGCTCCCACTGGGACCATATGGCCGCCCTCATCGAAAATGCCCGGCGGCCGGTGAAGGTGCTCAACCTGTTCGGCTATACCGGCCTTGCCTCGCTGGTCGCCGCCCGCGCCGGGGCGGAGGTCACCCATGTCGACGCCTCGAAGAAGGCGATCGGCTGGGCCCGCGAAAATCAGGAAGTGGCGCGGCTAACCAACAAGCCGATCCGCTGGATCGTCGAGGACGCGATGAAATTCGCCGAGCGCGAGGAGCGCCGCGGCAGCCGCTACGACATCATCCTGTTCGATCCGCCCGCCTATGGGCGCGGACCCAAGGGCGAAGTGTGGCAACTGTTCGAGCATCTGCCCGCACTTGCCGACATCTGCCGCTCGATCCTGACGCCGAAGCCGCTGGCCGTCGTGCTCACCGCCTATTCGATCCGCGCCTCCTTCTTCGCCATCCATGCGCTGATGCGCGACACCTTCGCCGGCATGGGCGGCGCCGTGGAATCCGGAGAACTGATCATCCGCGAGAAATCGGCCGGCCGCGCGCTTTCCACCTCGCTCTTTTCCAGATGGGTCGCCAGATGA
- a CDS encoding TrmH family RNA methyltransferase, which yields MSEHEKRRPVGRVKEVTSLSNPLVKDIKALALKKFRDQNNAFMAEGLKLVIDALDLGWEIRTLIFAKAGRGNAAVEKVAARTVAAGGDVLEVSEKVLSSITRRDNPQMVVGVFTQRLVPLKDIRPARGDVWVALDRVRDPGNLGTVIRTVDAVGAKGVILVGDTTDPFSLETVRATMGSIFAVPVAKTSVEAFLAWRKGFPGLVAGTHLKGAVDYRSVDFSDKPVLLMMGNEQQGLPDDLAQNCDRLLRIPQAGRADSLNLAVATGVMLFEIRRGALSLEAPAP from the coding sequence ATGAGCGAACATGAAAAACGCCGTCCGGTCGGACGGGTCAAGGAAGTCACCAGCCTGTCCAATCCGCTGGTCAAGGACATCAAGGCGCTGGCTCTGAAGAAATTCCGCGACCAGAACAATGCCTTCATGGCCGAGGGGCTGAAGCTGGTCATCGACGCGCTCGATCTCGGCTGGGAAATCCGCACGCTGATCTTCGCCAAGGCCGGACGCGGCAATGCGGCGGTCGAAAAGGTCGCCGCCCGCACCGTGGCCGCTGGCGGCGACGTGCTGGAAGTCTCGGAGAAAGTGCTGTCCTCCATCACCCGCCGCGACAATCCGCAGATGGTGGTCGGCGTGTTCACGCAGCGTCTGGTTCCGCTGAAAGACATTCGGCCAGCCAGGGGCGATGTCTGGGTGGCGCTCGACCGGGTGCGCGATCCGGGCAATCTCGGCACCGTCATCCGCACCGTTGATGCGGTCGGCGCCAAAGGCGTCATCCTCGTCGGCGACACCACCGATCCATTCTCGCTGGAAACGGTGCGCGCCACCATGGGCTCGATCTTCGCCGTTCCAGTCGCGAAAACCAGTGTGGAAGCCTTCCTTGCCTGGCGCAAGGGCTTTCCGGGCCTCGTCGCCGGCACGCATCTGAAAGGCGCGGTCGATTATCGCTCGGTCGACTTCTCGGACAAGCCGGTGCTGCTTATGATGGGCAACGAGCAGCAGGGCCTGCCTGACGATCTGGCGCAAAACTGCGACCGCTTGTTGCGCATTCCGCAGGCCGGCCGCGCCGATTCGCTCAACCTCGCAGTGGCAACCGGCGTGATGCTGTTCGAGATCCGCCGCGGGGCACTCTCGCTGGAGGCGCCCGCCCCATGA
- the lspA gene encoding signal peptidase II, with protein sequence MSSTPAPSAAGKGLGLYAILAIVAIVLDQWIKYAVESGLPFQEKIDLLPFLALFRTYNTGIAFSMLSSFGDTGLIVISLVVSAFIVYLALRSTPRQLFARLGFALILGGAMGNVIDRAIYGHVVDYILFHTPHWSFAVFNLADVFISVGAFLVVVEEFIGWRYEVRSHDD encoded by the coding sequence ATGAGTTCCACCCCTGCCCCATCTGCCGCCGGCAAGGGTCTTGGCCTCTATGCGATCCTCGCCATCGTCGCCATCGTGCTCGACCAGTGGATCAAATACGCGGTCGAAAGCGGACTTCCCTTTCAGGAGAAGATCGACCTCCTGCCGTTTCTGGCGCTGTTTCGCACCTACAACACCGGCATCGCCTTCTCGATGCTGTCTTCCTTCGGCGACACCGGGCTGATCGTCATCTCGCTCGTCGTATCGGCCTTCATCGTCTATCTGGCGCTGCGCAGCACGCCGCGCCAGCTCTTCGCCCGGCTTGGATTTGCGCTCATCCTCGGCGGTGCGATGGGCAACGTCATCGACCGCGCCATCTACGGCCATGTCGTGGACTACATCCTCTTCCACACGCCGCACTGGTCCTTCGCCGTGTTCAATCTGGCGGATGTCTTCATCAGCGTCGGCGCTTTTCTGGTGGTGGTGGAGGAGTTCATCGGCTGGCGCTACGAGGTCAGATCGCACGACGACTGA
- a CDS encoding ATP-binding protein: protein MDHNRTGGDEAHETGGHRLRVVPPPLSPEALGTDLSATPVSRNLPVASWLFVLLFAGLAHLTGAPAFLSLAMLATGFVGILLHELILSKERRTRQQLDRETAQARTRLETLSDQMWEMQESEERFHGLIDALGDIVVHRDRHGRIVYANRVFTGLVGREMHDLRGMTLADIGMEFTVTPEAAFTDNECLRSTDACMTTPQGQRWFSWVELSVREKDTGAVSHHAIAREITARKQAETSLIAARERAEFANQAKSRFLATVSHEIRTPMNGIMGMARLLSDTSLSPEQHTYVNAVSTSASALLALIDDLLDYSKIEAGRFDPEPQPVSLRELADNVVELLADRAHGKGIGLGCHVAPDVPQMITADPGRVRQVLLNLLGNAIKFTESGGVALVITRSGNRIRFAVSDTGTGLRQDDLERIFLEFEQADGTSTRRHGGAGLGLAISRRLVTAMGGTISVSSTPGEGTEFIFELPAHEATAPPHPRQDALAGRNVVILSDNRVEADVIARTIRAFGGSAEIAENPETARKLAKGCDTLMVDATLEGSDRRAVQALRDDVFASSRAIILMAPNDRGRLCEYLAGGYGGFLARPVRGATLLKVLAGGSYDSAGEQHLQEPGTRTHPAQENKSGVLSVLIAEDNEINALLVRAALGSAGHRLEMVTTGKEAVDRLTATDTGAGRHDVVLMDLHMPVMDGMDAIAHIRRHEKLHGMPTVPILVLSADNQEKTRHAVLAHGATAFLTKPLDPRDLLAAVQDLMST from the coding sequence ATGGACCACAACCGGACAGGAGGGGACGAGGCGCACGAAACGGGCGGCCACCGCCTTCGTGTCGTTCCCCCGCCGCTGTCGCCCGAAGCGCTCGGAACCGATCTCTCCGCCACGCCCGTTTCCCGCAACCTGCCCGTCGCAAGCTGGCTGTTCGTTCTCCTGTTCGCCGGACTTGCCCACCTCACCGGCGCGCCCGCTTTCCTCAGTCTTGCCATGCTTGCCACCGGCTTTGTTGGCATTCTGCTGCATGAGCTGATCCTGTCGAAGGAACGCCGCACCCGGCAGCAACTGGACAGGGAGACCGCTCAGGCTCGCACCCGACTGGAAACACTCTCCGACCAAATGTGGGAGATGCAGGAAAGCGAAGAGCGCTTCCACGGCCTCATCGACGCGCTCGGCGACATCGTCGTGCACCGCGACCGGCACGGCAGGATCGTCTACGCCAATCGGGTCTTCACCGGACTTGTCGGCAGGGAGATGCACGATCTGCGCGGCATGACGCTTGCCGATATCGGCATGGAGTTCACTGTTACGCCGGAGGCTGCATTCACCGACAATGAATGCCTGCGCTCGACGGATGCCTGCATGACCACGCCGCAGGGCCAGCGCTGGTTCTCATGGGTCGAGCTTTCGGTGCGCGAGAAGGATACCGGCGCCGTTTCGCATCACGCCATCGCCCGCGAAATCACCGCCCGCAAGCAGGCTGAAACCTCGCTCATCGCGGCGCGCGAGCGGGCGGAATTCGCCAATCAGGCGAAGTCCCGCTTCCTGGCCACCGTCAGCCATGAGATCCGCACGCCGATGAACGGCATCATGGGCATGGCGCGGCTGTTATCGGATACCAGCCTGTCACCCGAGCAGCACACCTATGTCAACGCCGTGTCCACCTCGGCCAGCGCACTGCTGGCGCTGATCGACGATCTTCTGGATTATTCCAAGATCGAGGCCGGCCGGTTCGATCCCGAGCCGCAGCCGGTTTCGCTGCGCGAGCTGGCCGACAATGTCGTCGAGCTTCTGGCCGACCGCGCCCATGGCAAGGGTATCGGTCTCGGCTGCCATGTCGCGCCCGATGTCCCGCAGATGATCACCGCCGATCCGGGACGGGTGCGGCAGGTGCTGCTCAACCTTCTCGGCAATGCGATCAAGTTCACCGAAAGCGGCGGCGTGGCGCTTGTCATCACCCGCAGCGGCAATCGCATCCGCTTCGCCGTGAGCGATACCGGCACGGGGCTGCGGCAAGACGATCTCGAACGCATATTCCTCGAATTCGAGCAGGCCGACGGAACCTCGACGCGCCGGCATGGTGGCGCAGGGCTCGGCCTTGCGATTTCCAGACGGCTGGTGACGGCGATGGGCGGCACGATCTCCGTGTCCAGCACGCCCGGCGAGGGAACGGAGTTCATTTTCGAACTGCCGGCGCATGAGGCGACCGCTCCGCCGCACCCACGGCAGGATGCGCTGGCAGGCCGCAATGTCGTGATCCTCTCCGACAACAGGGTCGAGGCGGATGTGATCGCGCGGACGATCCGCGCCTTCGGCGGCTCCGCCGAAATTGCCGAAAACCCCGAAACCGCACGAAAGCTGGCCAAGGGCTGCGACACGCTGATGGTGGACGCCACGCTGGAAGGCAGCGACAGACGCGCCGTTCAGGCGCTGCGCGACGATGTTTTCGCCTCCAGCCGCGCCATCATCCTGATGGCGCCGAACGACCGTGGCCGGCTCTGCGAATATCTGGCCGGCGGATATGGTGGTTTCCTCGCCCGTCCCGTGCGGGGCGCAACACTGCTGAAGGTGCTTGCCGGCGGCAGTTACGACAGCGCAGGTGAACAGCACCTGCAGGAGCCCGGAACGCGTACGCATCCGGCACAGGAAAACAAATCCGGCGTCCTTTCCGTCCTGATTGCCGAAGACAACGAAATCAACGCCCTGCTGGTTCGCGCCGCACTCGGCAGTGCCGGCCATCGCCTCGAGATGGTCACGACCGGCAAGGAGGCAGTGGACAGGCTCACCGCGACCGACACCGGCGCGGGACGCCATGACGTCGTCCTCATGGACCTGCACATGCCGGTGATGGACGGCATGGATGCCATCGCCCACATCAGGCGGCATGAGAAGCTGCATGGGATGCCCACGGTCCCGATTCTGGTGCTTTCGGCTGACAATCAGGAAAAGACACGCCATGCCGTGCTCGCCCATGGCGCCACCGCCTTCCTGACAAAGCCGCTCGATCCGCGTGATCTGCTTGCCGCCGTTCAGGACCTGATGTCCACATGA
- a CDS encoding GNAT family N-acetyltransferase, which yields MQTAMPQGHTRLGSTLVTGPATGPQAPSLAGPIGPLGRIGTLEVRLARNEAEIEAAQEIRYRIFYDELGARSSLDQIDRRDSDRFDPLCDHLLVLDNSLTGPEHRRIVGTYRLLRQEMATAAGGFYSEDEFELRRLVARHPDLRFLELGRSCVLPQYRSKRTIEALWQGIWAYLNHYGIDVMVGCASFPGIDPAAHAEALTYMAHHCRTSADWDVRAVGRRYHPMAMMPVEEVNPKAAITAMPPLVKGYLRIGARIGDGCVIDRDFSTVDVFIVMPVKEIAARYISYYGGDGQSYAA from the coding sequence GTGCAGACAGCGATGCCGCAAGGTCACACCAGGTTGGGCTCCACGCTCGTTACCGGACCGGCCACCGGGCCGCAGGCCCCGTCACTCGCAGGCCCGATCGGCCCTCTGGGCCGTATAGGCACTCTGGAAGTGCGGCTGGCCCGCAACGAGGCCGAGATCGAGGCCGCACAGGAAATCCGCTACCGCATCTTCTATGACGAGCTGGGCGCCCGCAGCAGCCTGGACCAGATCGACAGGCGCGATTCGGACCGCTTCGATCCGCTTTGCGACCATCTTCTGGTTCTGGACAACAGCCTGACCGGCCCCGAGCACAGGCGCATCGTCGGGACTTACCGCCTCTTGCGGCAGGAAATGGCGACGGCAGCGGGCGGCTTCTATTCGGAAGACGAATTCGAGCTGCGCAGGCTGGTCGCCCGCCACCCCGATCTGCGTTTCCTCGAGCTTGGCCGCTCCTGCGTGCTGCCGCAATACAGGTCGAAACGCACCATCGAGGCCCTGTGGCAGGGTATCTGGGCCTATCTCAATCACTACGGCATTGACGTCATGGTGGGCTGCGCTTCCTTCCCCGGCATCGATCCCGCGGCCCATGCCGAGGCGCTGACCTATATGGCCCATCATTGCCGCACCAGTGCAGACTGGGATGTGCGGGCCGTCGGCCGCCGCTATCATCCGATGGCCATGATGCCGGTCGAAGAGGTTAATCCCAAGGCGGCAATCACCGCCATGCCGCCCCTGGTGAAAGGCTATCTGCGCATCGGCGCGCGTATCGGCGACGGCTGCGTCATCGACCGCGATTTTTCGACCGTCGATGTGTTCATCGTCATGCCGGTCAAGGAAATCGCCGCTCGCTACATCAGCTATTACGGCGGCGACGGCCAGAGTTACGCCGCCTGA
- a CDS encoding trimeric intracellular cation channel family protein, which yields MNLVTILDYSGVAVFAATGALSASRKQMDIISFMFLAGVTGVGGGTFRDLVLDVPVFWIANHDYILVCAAVAVLVFFTAHRVESRYKLLLWLDAIGLAAFAVMGAAKGLAVTGSPVVAIIMGMLTATFGGILRDVLAGEQSVLLRPEVYVSAALMGAGVYTLGDLAGFAPLICQLGGFIAAFAVRGGAIRFGWHIPAYKSRPGRKPEDIP from the coding sequence ATGAACCTCGTCACCATCCTCGATTATTCCGGCGTTGCCGTTTTTGCGGCAACGGGCGCGCTTTCGGCTTCACGCAAGCAGATGGACATCATCAGCTTCATGTTTCTGGCCGGGGTAACGGGAGTTGGCGGTGGAACCTTCCGCGATCTCGTTCTCGACGTGCCGGTCTTCTGGATCGCCAACCACGACTATATTCTGGTGTGCGCGGCAGTTGCTGTGCTGGTGTTCTTCACGGCGCACCGGGTTGAATCGCGCTACAAGCTCCTGCTGTGGCTGGATGCCATCGGCCTTGCCGCATTTGCGGTGATGGGGGCGGCAAAGGGGCTCGCGGTTACCGGCTCGCCGGTCGTGGCCATCATCATGGGCATGTTGACGGCCACTTTCGGCGGCATCCTGCGCGACGTTCTGGCGGGGGAGCAGTCGGTGCTGCTGCGCCCCGAAGTCTATGTGTCGGCAGCACTCATGGGCGCCGGCGTCTATACGCTGGGCGATCTCGCGGGCTTTGCGCCTCTCATCTGCCAGCTCGGCGGCTTCATCGCCGCCTTTGCAGTGCGTGGCGGCGCGATCCGTTTCGGCTGGCACATTCCGGCCTACAAGAGCCGCCCCGGCCGGAAGCCCGAGGATATTCCCTGA
- the grpE gene encoding nucleotide exchange factor GrpE → MTDQAKDERTPDETEAAEAFAEQTVEGAEGDYEALVRLMKENEELKDRALRAAAEVENMRRRAARDVQDARSYSIANFARDMLTVADDLQRALEAIPAEAKASDDAGFKALIEGVEITARGLIGALERHGVKKLSPEGERFDPNFHEALFEIPNPQVVAGTVLQVVQPGYSIGERVLRPAKVGVSKDGPKQANGSAGEGNQG, encoded by the coding sequence ATGACTGACCAGGCCAAAGACGAGCGCACGCCCGACGAAACCGAGGCCGCAGAAGCTTTTGCCGAGCAGACGGTGGAGGGTGCCGAAGGTGATTACGAGGCACTTGTCCGTCTGATGAAGGAAAACGAGGAGCTGAAGGATCGGGCTCTTCGCGCCGCCGCCGAGGTGGAGAACATGCGCCGCCGTGCTGCCCGTGACGTGCAGGACGCGCGCTCCTACTCCATAGCCAACTTCGCCCGCGACATGCTGACGGTTGCAGACGACCTGCAACGTGCGCTGGAAGCCATCCCGGCAGAAGCCAAGGCATCCGACGATGCGGGTTTCAAGGCGCTGATCGAGGGCGTTGAGATTACCGCGCGGGGTCTGATCGGCGCGCTGGAACGGCATGGCGTGAAAAAGCTTTCGCCGGAAGGCGAGCGGTTCGATCCGAATTTCCACGAGGCGCTGTTCGAGATTCCGAATCCGCAGGTTGTCGCAGGCACCGTTCTGCAGGTCGTGCAGCCGGGATATTCGATTGGCGAGCGGGTTCTGCGCCCGGCCAAGGTCGGCGTCTCGAAGGATGGACCGAAGCAGGCCAATGGTTCTGCCGGCGAAGGAAATCAGGGCTGA
- a CDS encoding DUF934 domain-containing protein gives MSEQATGSEHKATPEIRLWTPQGFRDDEWIHAETAEALAGNSRVILPLQAFLDLDPQERALNHERLGVILQPGEQLDAIAGLLDALSLVALAFPAYSDGRSYSKAELLRSRHGFTGRVRAVGDVLVDQLPHMLRVGFDEFEISNRVLLERLEKGEIGGLSVHSQPAATSGAAAAGTYSWRRRAVQ, from the coding sequence ATGAGTGAGCAAGCGACGGGGAGCGAACACAAGGCAACCCCCGAAATTCGTCTGTGGACTCCGCAGGGTTTCCGGGACGATGAGTGGATACACGCCGAGACTGCCGAGGCCCTTGCCGGCAACAGCCGCGTGATTCTGCCGCTGCAGGCCTTTCTCGATCTCGATCCGCAGGAGCGCGCGCTCAACCACGAGCGTCTGGGGGTGATCCTGCAACCGGGAGAACAGCTCGACGCGATTGCCGGCCTTCTCGATGCGCTGTCGCTGGTGGCGCTGGCCTTCCCGGCCTACAGCGACGGGCGCAGCTACTCCAAGGCGGAACTGCTGCGCAGCCGGCACGGGTTTACGGGCAGGGTGCGCGCGGTGGGCGATGTGCTCGTCGACCAGCTTCCGCATATGCTGCGCGTCGGCTTCGACGAGTTCGAGATTTCGAACCGGGTTCTGCTGGAACGGCTTGAAAAAGGCGAGATTGGCGGGTTGTCGGTCCACTCCCAGCCGGCAGCGACATCGGGCGCTGCCGCTGCGGGCACCTATTCATGGCGCCGGAGGGCGGTGCAGTAA
- a CDS encoding phosphoadenylyl-sulfate reductase, with translation MDAFDAAALEARHGQLSALRTIELAVGSLFSGEVAAVSSFGADSAVLLHLIAQVDRDVPIVFLDTGKHFEETLRYRDALAEDFGLTDIRVIHPDAAVLQRVDPSGRLHESDVEACCHVRKVETMARGVEPFRAWFTGRKRHQAQTRAALPVFEAVGPRIRINPLASWGAADLADYMQAHELRENPLVAYGYLSIGCFPCTRPVEQGQDARSGRWAGQAKTECGIHLGGLEQTLGQTSQSGPAIQSGKTT, from the coding sequence GTGGACGCTTTCGATGCCGCTGCCCTCGAAGCGCGCCATGGGCAGCTTTCGGCTCTCCGCACCATCGAGCTGGCGGTGGGGAGCCTGTTTTCCGGAGAGGTCGCCGCCGTTTCGTCCTTTGGGGCGGACTCGGCGGTGCTCCTGCACCTGATCGCGCAGGTGGACCGGGATGTGCCGATCGTGTTCCTCGATACGGGCAAGCATTTCGAGGAAACCCTGCGCTACCGCGATGCGCTGGCCGAGGATTTCGGCCTGACCGATATCAGGGTGATCCATCCCGATGCGGCGGTGCTGCAGCGCGTCGATCCGTCGGGCCGCCTGCATGAAAGCGACGTCGAAGCCTGCTGCCATGTGCGCAAGGTGGAAACGATGGCACGGGGGGTGGAGCCGTTCCGGGCCTGGTTCACCGGCCGCAAGCGCCATCAGGCACAGACGCGCGCCGCCCTGCCGGTATTCGAGGCGGTGGGGCCGCGCATACGCATCAACCCTCTGGCAAGCTGGGGGGCGGCCGACCTCGCCGATTACATGCAGGCGCACGAACTGCGCGAAAATCCGCTGGTCGCTTATGGTTATCTGTCCATAGGCTGCTTTCCCTGCACCCGTCCGGTGGAGCAGGGGCAGGATGCGCGCAGCGGGCGCTGGGCAGGGCAGGCCAAGACCGAATGCGGTATCCATCTTGGCGGTCTGGAACAGACCCTCGGCCAAACCAGCCAGTCAGGCCCGGCCATTCAGTCAGGAAAGACAACATGA